The following proteins are encoded in a genomic region of Mycobacterium sp. 155:
- a CDS encoding NAD(P)-dependent alcohol dehydrogenase — protein MSTVSAYAANSATEPLTKTTITRREVGPHDVAFDIHFAGICHSDIHTVKAEWGQPNYPVVPGHEIAGVVTAVGSEVTKYKVGDHVGVGCFIDSCRECDACKAGLQQYCTGEYGMHGTYNSTERDNSPTYGGYSGAIVVDENYVLRIPDSIPLDKAAPLLCAGITLYSPLRHWNTGPGKQVAVIGLGGLGHMGVKLAHAMGAHVTVLSQSLKKMEDGLRLGADEYYATSDPDTFRKLRGRFDLILNTVSANLDMGAYLGLLATDGTLVELGAPEKPLVVPFFPLAAYRRNLSGSLIGGIPETQEMLDFCAEHDVAPEIEVIAPDYINEAYERVLASDVRYRFVIDTASLRS, from the coding sequence ATGAGCACTGTTTCCGCATACGCCGCGAACTCGGCAACCGAGCCGCTGACCAAGACCACCATCACCCGTCGGGAGGTAGGGCCGCACGACGTCGCTTTCGACATCCACTTCGCGGGCATCTGTCACTCTGACATCCACACCGTGAAGGCTGAATGGGGCCAGCCCAACTACCCTGTCGTTCCCGGTCACGAGATCGCTGGTGTCGTCACCGCCGTCGGCTCGGAGGTGACCAAATACAAGGTCGGCGATCACGTGGGCGTCGGCTGCTTCATCGACTCCTGCCGCGAATGCGACGCTTGCAAGGCCGGCCTGCAGCAGTACTGCACCGGTGAATACGGCATGCACGGCACCTACAACTCGACCGAGCGTGACAACAGCCCCACCTACGGCGGCTACAGCGGCGCGATCGTCGTCGACGAGAACTACGTGCTGCGCATCCCCGACAGCATCCCGCTGGACAAGGCCGCTCCCCTGCTGTGTGCCGGCATCACCCTGTATTCGCCGCTGCGCCACTGGAATACCGGCCCCGGCAAGCAGGTCGCGGTGATCGGCCTCGGCGGGCTGGGCCACATGGGTGTCAAGTTGGCACATGCGATGGGCGCGCACGTCACCGTGCTCTCACAGTCGCTGAAGAAGATGGAGGACGGCCTCCGCCTCGGTGCCGACGAGTATTACGCGACCAGCGACCCGGACACCTTCCGCAAGCTGCGCGGCCGCTTCGACCTGATTCTCAACACGGTGTCGGCCAACCTCGACATGGGTGCTTATCTGGGCTTGCTGGCCACCGACGGCACACTCGTCGAACTGGGCGCGCCGGAGAAGCCGCTGGTGGTCCCGTTCTTCCCGCTCGCCGCCTACCGGCGCAACCTGTCCGGATCGTTGATCGGTGGCATCCCGGAGACGCAGGAGATGCTCGACTTCTGCGCCGAGCACGATGTGGCCCCCGAAATCGAGGTCATCGCGCCCGACTACATCAACGAGGCCTACGAGCGCGTGCTGGCCAGCGATGTGCGGTACCGGTTCGTCATCGATACCGCTTCGCTCCGCAGCTAG
- a CDS encoding DUF3349 domain-containing protein, which translates to MTAQTLLTSILNWLRAGYPEGVPGADRVPLLALLRATPLTDEQVKEVVRNITANGSAALADGTIDRDEIAEFISEVTDHDAGAENINRVAARLAAVGWPLAGVERQAPASGEATDAGGSN; encoded by the coding sequence GTGACCGCTCAGACGTTGCTGACATCGATCCTGAACTGGCTGCGCGCTGGCTACCCCGAAGGCGTTCCGGGTGCCGACCGGGTGCCCCTGCTGGCGCTGCTCCGCGCCACCCCGTTGACCGACGAGCAGGTCAAGGAGGTGGTGCGCAACATCACTGCGAACGGCTCGGCTGCACTCGCAGACGGAACAATCGACCGCGACGAGATCGCGGAATTCATCTCCGAGGTCACTGACCACGACGCTGGCGCGGAGAACATCAACCGGGTTGCGGCCAGGCTCGCCGCCGTCGGTTGGCCCCTCGCCGGCGTAGAACGCCAAGCGCCCGCATCGGGCGAGGCGACCGATGCGGGCGGCTCGAACTGA
- the nrdF gene encoding class 1b ribonucleoside-diphosphate reductase subunit beta: protein MRLIDRVSAINWNRLQDDKDAEVWDRLTGNFWLPEKVPVSNDIPSWSTLTAHEKQMTMRVFTGLTLLDTIQGTVGAVSLIPDALTPHEEAVYTNIAFMESVHARSYSNIFSTLCSTVEIDDAFRWSEENPNLQRKAEIVMRYYKGDEPLKRKVASTLLESFLFYSGFYLPMYWSSRAKLTNTADMIRLIIRDEAVHGYYIGYKYQRGLAMHDEAKRQELKDYTYELLFELYDNEVEYTQDLYDEVGLTEDVKKFLRYNANKALMNLGYEALFPKDETDVNPAILSALSPNADENHDFFSGSGSSYVIGKAVNTEDEDWDF from the coding sequence ATGAGGCTGATCGACCGGGTGTCAGCGATCAACTGGAATCGCCTGCAGGACGACAAGGACGCCGAGGTCTGGGACCGTCTGACCGGTAATTTCTGGTTGCCCGAGAAGGTTCCGGTGTCCAACGACATCCCGTCCTGGAGCACGCTGACCGCCCACGAGAAGCAGATGACGATGCGGGTGTTCACCGGTCTGACGCTGCTGGACACCATCCAGGGCACGGTCGGCGCGGTCAGCCTGATTCCTGACGCGCTGACCCCGCACGAGGAAGCCGTCTACACCAACATCGCGTTCATGGAGTCGGTGCACGCCCGCAGCTACAGCAACATCTTCTCGACGCTGTGCTCGACCGTCGAGATCGACGACGCGTTCCGCTGGTCGGAGGAGAACCCGAACCTGCAGCGCAAGGCCGAGATCGTCATGCGGTACTACAAGGGTGACGAGCCGCTCAAGCGCAAGGTCGCTTCGACGCTGCTGGAGAGCTTCCTGTTCTACTCGGGCTTCTACTTGCCGATGTACTGGAGCAGCCGGGCCAAGCTGACCAACACCGCCGACATGATCCGGCTGATCATCCGCGACGAGGCTGTCCACGGCTACTACATCGGCTACAAGTACCAGCGCGGCCTGGCCATGCATGACGAGGCCAAGCGTCAAGAGCTCAAGGACTACACTTACGAGCTGCTCTTCGAGCTCTACGACAACGAGGTCGAGTACACCCAGGACCTCTACGACGAGGTCGGCCTCACCGAGGACGTCAAGAAGTTCTTGCGCTACAACGCCAACAAGGCGTTGATGAACCTCGGCTATGAGGCGCTTTTCCCCAAGGACGAGACCGACGTGAACCCGGCGATCCTCTCGGCGCTGAGCCCCAACGCCGACGAGAACCACGACTTCTTCTCGGGTTCGGGGTCGTCGTACGTCATCGGCAAGGCCGTCAACACCGAAGACGAGGACTGGGACTTTTAG
- a CDS encoding NAD(P)/FAD-dependent oxidoreductase produces the protein MTAAEQSAHVQQPVRTRALIIGSGFSGLGMAIELQRRGVDFLILEKADEIGGTWRDNTYPGCACDIPSHMYSFSFEPKADWTHMWSFQPEIQDYLLGVTAKYGLRRYIRFNTHVDRAHWDDSELRWHVFSDTGQEYIAQFLVSGAGGLHIPSIPDIDGRDEFAGAAFHSAQWDHSVDIHGKRVAVIGTGASAIQIVPEIVKDVAELQLYQRTPAWVMPRVNNKFPLWMRRMFSYVPGTRALLRAAIYWIHEGVGFAMTQQPRLLKIGEMMGRYNINRSIKDPELRRKLTPNYTAGCKRILNSDTYYEAIANPNAQVITERITRMTPSGIVTADGVEHPVDVVVWATGFHVTDSYTYVDIKGSGGEDLVDRWNREGIQALRGIAVAGMPNLFFLLGPNTALGHNSVVFMIEQQIRYVGQAIAAVDREGAEALMPSRAAQDAFNAELQHDLRDTVWNTGGCRSWYMDDHGVNRTLWSGMTWQYWLSTRHLDPSEFDFLREKHDTKTQGVAVSAGD, from the coding sequence ATGACGGCTGCCGAACAGTCCGCACACGTCCAGCAACCCGTACGGACCCGGGCCCTCATCATCGGCAGCGGGTTCTCGGGCTTGGGTATGGCCATCGAGTTGCAGCGTCGCGGGGTGGATTTCCTCATCTTGGAGAAGGCCGACGAGATCGGCGGCACTTGGCGTGACAACACGTACCCGGGCTGCGCCTGCGACATCCCGTCGCACATGTACTCGTTCTCGTTCGAGCCGAAGGCCGACTGGACCCACATGTGGTCGTTCCAGCCGGAGATCCAGGACTACCTGCTGGGGGTGACGGCCAAATACGGCCTACGCCGCTACATCCGGTTCAACACCCACGTCGACCGCGCGCACTGGGACGACAGCGAATTGCGCTGGCACGTTTTCAGCGACACCGGCCAGGAATACATCGCCCAATTCCTCGTCTCCGGAGCAGGAGGCCTGCACATCCCGTCGATCCCGGACATCGATGGTCGCGACGAATTTGCCGGGGCCGCTTTCCATTCCGCGCAGTGGGACCACAGCGTCGACATCCACGGCAAGCGGGTGGCGGTCATCGGCACCGGCGCCAGCGCGATCCAGATCGTGCCCGAGATCGTCAAGGATGTCGCCGAACTGCAGCTGTACCAGCGCACGCCGGCCTGGGTGATGCCGCGGGTGAACAACAAATTCCCGCTGTGGATGCGCCGCATGTTCAGTTACGTGCCCGGCACCCGGGCCCTGCTACGCGCTGCGATCTACTGGATTCACGAGGGTGTCGGGTTCGCCATGACCCAACAACCGCGGCTGCTCAAGATCGGCGAGATGATGGGCCGCTACAACATCAACCGCAGCATCAAAGATCCCGAATTGCGCCGCAAGCTCACGCCGAATTACACCGCGGGTTGCAAGCGAATCCTCAACTCCGACACCTATTACGAGGCCATCGCCAACCCCAACGCGCAGGTGATCACCGAACGGATCACCCGGATGACCCCGAGCGGCATCGTCACTGCTGACGGCGTCGAACATCCCGTGGATGTAGTGGTGTGGGCGACCGGATTCCACGTCACCGACTCCTACACCTACGTCGACATCAAGGGCTCCGGCGGCGAGGACCTGGTAGACCGCTGGAACCGGGAGGGTATCCAGGCCCTCCGCGGTATCGCCGTCGCCGGTATGCCCAATCTGTTCTTCCTGCTCGGTCCGAACACCGCACTCGGACATAACTCGGTGGTGTTCATGATCGAACAGCAGATCCGATATGTGGGTCAGGCGATCGCCGCGGTCGACCGCGAGGGTGCCGAGGCGCTCATGCCCAGCCGGGCCGCCCAGGACGCGTTCAATGCCGAGTTGCAACACGATCTGCGCGACACGGTGTGGAACACCGGCGGTTGCCGGAGCTGGTACATGGATGACCATGGCGTCAACCGCACTCTATGGAGTGGCATGACCTGGCAGTACTGGCTGTCAACCCGTCATCTGGACCCGTCGGAGTTCGATTTCCTGCGAGAGAAGCACGACACGAAAACACAAGGTGTTGCGGTGAGCGCGGGCGACTGA
- a CDS encoding TetR/AcrR family transcriptional regulator has protein sequence MRRGVRSHTSGEAGVKVDARSERWREHRKRVRSEIVEAAFRAIDRLGPELSLREIAEEAGTAKPKIYRHFADKSDLFQAIGERLRDMLWAEIFPSINLASDPAREVIRRSVEQYVRMVDEHPNVLRFLIQGRFAEQSESAMRALNEGRDITLAMADMFSNELREMELDSTAIELAAFATFGAAASATDWWLGSKQDSPRRMPADEFVNHLTTIMVGSINGTCELLGVWIDPDLPLHEGVQRREHVG, from the coding sequence GTGCGGCGCGGCGTCAGATCACATACCAGCGGAGAAGCGGGTGTCAAAGTAGACGCCCGCAGCGAACGCTGGCGTGAGCATCGGAAGCGGGTGCGGTCCGAAATCGTCGAGGCCGCGTTCCGGGCCATCGACCGGCTGGGTCCGGAGCTGAGCTTGCGAGAGATCGCCGAGGAGGCCGGCACCGCCAAACCCAAGATCTACCGCCATTTCGCCGACAAATCCGACTTGTTCCAAGCCATCGGCGAGCGGCTGCGCGACATGTTGTGGGCGGAGATCTTCCCTTCGATCAACCTCGCGTCCGATCCGGCCCGGGAAGTCATCCGTCGCAGTGTCGAGCAGTACGTCCGAATGGTCGACGAGCACCCGAATGTGCTGCGCTTCCTGATCCAGGGCCGCTTCGCCGAGCAGAGCGAATCGGCGATGCGCGCCCTCAACGAGGGCCGCGACATCACGTTGGCGATGGCCGACATGTTCTCCAACGAACTGCGTGAGATGGAACTCGACAGCACGGCGATCGAGCTGGCCGCGTTCGCGACCTTCGGCGCGGCGGCCTCGGCGACCGACTGGTGGCTGGGCAGCAAGCAGGACAGCCCGCGTCGGATGCCTGCCGACGAGTTCGTCAACCACCTGACCACCATCATGGTCGGCTCGATCAACGGCACCTGTGAGTTGCTGGGCGTCTGGATCGACCCTGATCTGCCGCTGCACGAGGGTGTTCAGCGTCGCGAACACGTTGGCTGA
- a CDS encoding NAD(P)/FAD-dependent oxidoreductase: MTQRYDLVIAGGGPSGSAAAWQAAQTGAKVVVLDKADFPRDKPCGDGLTARAVSYLQKMGLADEVAKFHRVNRVTVYSPSEWELSFPRRPGMPDHGHTVSRTELDTLLLKHAESAGAEVRQGSEVAGPEFDANGRVVGVVLKSGEKVYGDAVIAADGAYSPIKRALKIDSEYNGYSAIAIRSEMHANRPDSDSFDIYLKLLFQGDQLPGYGWVFPMGGGRFNIGLGYVNSYKNWQSINATQFLGDFLRTLPREWELPPIEELKKNKSVRAWRLPMGFTAWPPWRPGVLFVGDSLGAGKPVSGAGISKALESGLTAGECAVAALTNGGPDDFTNYAQRMQAAWGREYRRGRFFNKLAGIPAVAGPGLKALDNHTFRDLLLKSMYKKAQSPQHT; encoded by the coding sequence ATGACGCAGCGATACGACCTGGTCATTGCCGGTGGCGGCCCCTCCGGGTCAGCTGCGGCGTGGCAGGCCGCACAAACCGGCGCCAAGGTGGTCGTCCTGGACAAGGCGGATTTCCCGCGGGACAAGCCGTGTGGTGACGGCCTCACCGCGCGGGCAGTCAGCTATCTGCAGAAGATGGGGTTGGCCGACGAGGTGGCCAAGTTCCATCGCGTCAACAGGGTCACCGTGTACAGCCCCAGCGAGTGGGAGCTGTCCTTCCCTCGCCGTCCCGGGATGCCCGACCACGGCCACACCGTCAGCCGTACCGAGTTGGACACCCTGCTGCTCAAGCACGCCGAGTCGGCGGGTGCCGAGGTGCGCCAGGGCTCAGAGGTCGCCGGGCCCGAGTTCGACGCCAACGGCCGGGTGGTCGGTGTAGTGCTCAAGAGCGGTGAAAAGGTGTACGGCGACGCGGTCATTGCCGCCGACGGCGCCTACTCCCCCATCAAGCGAGCCCTGAAGATCGACTCGGAGTACAACGGCTATTCGGCGATCGCCATTCGCTCGGAGATGCACGCCAACCGCCCCGACTCGGACAGCTTCGACATCTATCTCAAGCTGCTGTTCCAGGGCGATCAGCTGCCCGGTTACGGCTGGGTGTTCCCGATGGGCGGCGGCAGGTTCAACATCGGCCTGGGCTACGTCAACAGCTACAAGAACTGGCAGTCCATCAACGCCACTCAGTTTCTCGGCGACTTCCTGCGCACGTTGCCACGCGAGTGGGAGCTGCCGCCGATCGAGGAGCTCAAGAAGAACAAGAGTGTGCGTGCCTGGCGGTTGCCCATGGGCTTCACAGCTTGGCCACCGTGGCGTCCCGGTGTCCTGTTCGTCGGCGACTCACTGGGTGCCGGCAAGCCGGTGTCCGGCGCGGGTATCTCCAAGGCCCTCGAATCGGGTTTGACGGCAGGCGAATGCGCCGTTGCGGCACTGACCAACGGTGGGCCCGACGATTTCACCAACTACGCGCAGCGCATGCAGGCTGCGTGGGGCCGTGAGTACCGCCGCGGCCGCTTCTTCAACAAGCTTGCGGGAATTCCCGCAGTCGCCGGTCCAGGGCTCAAGGCGTTGGATAACCATACGTTCCGTGACCTGCTGCTGAAGTCGATGTACAAGAAGGCCCAGAGCCCTCAGCACACCTAG
- a CDS encoding YdeI/OmpD-associated family protein: MSTQQVPGGVVHKLPADLRSALMGNATALAAWKDITPLARNEFICWVEDARQDTTRERRIRRTQEELEEGKRRPCCWPGCKHRERTGR, translated from the coding sequence GTGAGCACCCAGCAAGTCCCCGGTGGTGTCGTGCACAAGCTGCCGGCCGACCTGCGCTCGGCATTGATGGGCAACGCCACGGCTCTGGCTGCGTGGAAAGACATCACGCCCTTGGCGCGTAACGAGTTCATCTGTTGGGTCGAGGATGCCCGGCAGGACACGACCCGGGAGCGCCGGATCCGTCGCACTCAAGAAGAGTTGGAGGAAGGCAAGCGCCGGCCCTGCTGCTGGCCAGGGTGCAAGCACCGCGAGCGCACCGGTAGGTAG
- a CDS encoding ArsR family transcriptional regulator produces MPRHDREAPSERAVGWQRQKVLSVLRDAAGPVDAQHVADTLQIHITTARFHLTTLEGQGFIRRGDRAKLRRAGRPRLTYEVAPKLDYADIVSLFAAHLGGTEREREERALRIGADLAHRVNLARSRDESTIADLVTATLGDLGFQVRSVLNSFGEMTVQICTCPLAEVAQSAPEVVRGIQQGLIQEVIDSNADRVGSYCATVTADPRGSCEVSLVLRAGS; encoded by the coding sequence GTGCCACGTCACGATCGTGAAGCGCCTTCGGAGCGGGCGGTCGGTTGGCAACGGCAGAAGGTTCTCAGCGTGTTGCGAGACGCGGCGGGCCCGGTCGATGCTCAACATGTTGCCGACACACTGCAGATCCACATCACCACAGCGCGATTTCATCTGACGACGCTTGAAGGACAAGGATTCATCCGTCGCGGGGACCGGGCGAAGCTCCGTCGGGCAGGACGGCCCCGGCTGACCTACGAGGTAGCGCCGAAACTGGACTATGCCGACATCGTGTCGCTGTTCGCCGCGCATCTGGGCGGCACCGAACGCGAACGCGAGGAGCGGGCACTGCGCATCGGTGCCGACCTGGCCCACCGGGTTAACCTGGCCCGCAGCCGAGACGAATCGACGATCGCCGATCTGGTGACGGCCACCCTCGGCGACTTGGGTTTCCAGGTGCGCTCGGTGCTGAATTCGTTCGGCGAGATGACGGTGCAGATCTGCACCTGCCCGCTGGCGGAGGTGGCTCAGAGCGCGCCCGAAGTCGTGCGCGGTATCCAGCAGGGCCTCATTCAGGAAGTCATCGACAGCAATGCCGATCGCGTTGGAAGTTACTGCGCCACAGTTACAGCCGACCCGCGTGGATCGTGCGAAGTCAGTCTGGTGCTCCGCGCAGGAAGCTGA
- a CDS encoding class I SAM-dependent methyltransferase, with protein MTARESLPLAGRSDADLPGHWLLARLGKRVLRPGGLELTRRLLAAARVTGADVVELGPGLGRTAADIVALAPRSYVGVDDTAATAETVRGVVAAIGGTVVVADAAVTGLPDASADVVVGEAMLTMQGDKAKRAIVAEAFRVLRPGGRYAIHELGLTPDTLTQQTKDEIRREMAAAIKVNARPLTTAEWTQLLTDAGFEIDAVDHAPMALLQPARIVADEGVAGALRIVGRLIVHRAARRRVIGMRKTFHRYRHSLTAIAVVGVVPVS; from the coding sequence ATGACTGCCCGAGAATCTCTTCCGCTGGCCGGGCGATCTGATGCCGATCTGCCTGGACACTGGCTGCTGGCCCGGCTCGGCAAGCGGGTGCTCCGTCCGGGCGGTCTCGAGTTGACCAGAAGGCTGCTCGCTGCCGCTCGTGTCACCGGCGCCGATGTCGTGGAACTGGGGCCCGGGCTCGGCCGGACCGCTGCCGATATCGTTGCGCTGGCGCCGCGGTCCTATGTCGGTGTGGATGACACTGCAGCCACAGCAGAGACGGTGCGTGGCGTCGTCGCTGCGATCGGTGGGACGGTGGTGGTAGCCGATGCCGCGGTCACTGGTTTGCCGGATGCCAGCGCCGACGTCGTCGTCGGGGAGGCGATGCTGACCATGCAGGGGGACAAGGCCAAGCGGGCCATCGTCGCCGAGGCGTTCCGGGTACTGCGGCCCGGCGGACGCTACGCGATCCATGAACTCGGGCTGACACCCGACACGTTGACACAACAGACGAAGGACGAGATCCGCCGGGAGATGGCCGCTGCCATCAAGGTCAACGCCCGCCCGCTGACCACGGCCGAATGGACCCAGCTGTTAACCGATGCCGGATTCGAGATCGACGCCGTTGATCACGCTCCGATGGCGCTACTGCAACCCGCTCGAATCGTGGCCGATGAAGGTGTGGCCGGCGCTCTGCGCATCGTCGGCCGACTCATCGTGCACCGTGCCGCCCGGCGTCGGGTCATCGGGATGCGGAAGACCTTCCACCGGTACCGGCATTCGCTGACCGCCATTGCCGTCGTCGGCGTCGTTCCGGTGTCGTGA
- a CDS encoding LysR family substrate-binding domain-containing protein, translated as MTLLSLTLGYVPGGTPAKWARIWAERHPEVPLRLYVVAAVDAAAAVRDGTVDMALLRLPADTAGLAVIPLYEETTVAVVPTDHIFSAVDTITTADLDGEPTLLPLDNVIACADTVGMPVDHRPETTENAIELVAAGMGALIVPQSLARLYHRKDLTYRPIIDAPTCPVALAFPEGPQPALVEEFIGIVRGRKPGSSRGQDQQVPKRTAREKTLAKQAARAAAGKVARQPKRVERGRR; from the coding sequence GTGACCCTGCTGTCCCTGACCCTCGGGTACGTCCCCGGCGGGACTCCGGCAAAGTGGGCTCGGATCTGGGCGGAGCGCCATCCGGAGGTTCCGCTCCGGTTGTACGTCGTCGCCGCGGTGGACGCGGCCGCCGCGGTGCGGGACGGCACCGTCGACATGGCGTTGCTCCGGCTGCCCGCCGACACAGCTGGGCTGGCCGTCATCCCCCTCTACGAGGAAACAACGGTGGCCGTGGTGCCGACCGATCATATTTTCAGTGCCGTCGACACGATCACCACCGCGGACCTCGACGGCGAGCCGACGCTGCTTCCACTCGACAACGTCATCGCTTGCGCGGACACCGTCGGCATGCCGGTCGATCACCGACCCGAAACTACCGAGAACGCAATAGAACTCGTCGCCGCGGGGATGGGCGCGCTCATCGTTCCGCAGTCGCTGGCGCGGCTGTATCACCGCAAGGATCTCACGTATCGTCCGATCATCGACGCGCCCACCTGTCCCGTGGCGCTCGCGTTCCCGGAAGGGCCGCAGCCGGCGCTGGTCGAGGAGTTCATCGGGATTGTGCGGGGCCGCAAGCCCGGTTCGTCACGGGGGCAGGACCAGCAGGTACCGAAACGCACTGCACGGGAGAAGACTCTCGCGAAACAGGCCGCGCGCGCCGCTGCGGGTAAGGTCGCCCGCCAGCCCAAGCGGGTTGAGCGCGGTCGACGCTGA
- a CDS encoding DUF5997 family protein, with translation MSRPNAQSMKPATAAKKLDVYLPATPAEFQENPITRAELAALQADPPQWLKDLRKDGPHPKNLVAAKLGISIAGLTRGGVEKALTTAQIEQLLEEKPEWLIAERESYQEVLREQRRVKALHAEQARDS, from the coding sequence ATGAGCAGGCCGAACGCGCAGTCCATGAAACCCGCCACGGCGGCCAAGAAGCTGGACGTGTACTTGCCCGCGACGCCTGCGGAATTCCAGGAGAACCCGATCACTCGCGCTGAGCTCGCCGCGCTGCAGGCGGACCCTCCGCAGTGGCTCAAAGATCTCCGCAAGGACGGGCCGCACCCGAAGAACCTCGTGGCCGCGAAACTGGGCATCTCGATCGCCGGTCTCACCCGCGGCGGCGTCGAGAAAGCACTCACCACCGCACAGATCGAGCAGTTGCTCGAGGAGAAGCCCGAGTGGCTGATCGCCGAACGCGAGAGTTATCAGGAGGTGCTGCGCGAGCAGCGACGCGTGAAGGCGCTGCACGCGGAGCAGGCTCGCGACAGCTGA